The following are encoded together in the Bactrocera neohumeralis isolate Rockhampton chromosome 6, APGP_CSIRO_Bneo_wtdbg2-racon-allhic-juicebox.fasta_v2, whole genome shotgun sequence genome:
- the LOC126761340 gene encoding uncharacterized protein LOC126761340 — protein sequence MAYRCFWRSITNMKLAIVIIALSMHVASAALWSNYDSEKAEKCTGGAGLKYLSGDALIDSPNCLGPNNSPYPSAAVARTFSNWNGNSRRGRQSKFPSTLDPAITTNALLRAYDEVNNDLPTNNRFGRSLSNAPVSQCRETPSRLCKTRYNTTAPMYGVSLTSGQPVTIVQKFPDLLQQVVFEVCESGECDVVRGECTQTYVPYLFLVIPLGPVTLTGQDYVLVESGCVCKPKYSTGAAQEPNMIP from the exons ATGAAGTTGGCTATTGTTATAATTGCTTTAAGCATGCACGTTGCAAGTGCGGCACTTTGGTCAAATTACGATTCTGAAAAGGCCGAGAAATGTACTGGCGGTGCGGGGTTAAAATATTTGTCCGGCGATGCGTTAATTGATTCTCCCAATTGTCTGGGGCCGAACAACTCGCCCTATCCAAG TGCGGCTGTGGCACGAACCTTCTCGAATTGGAACGGTAACTCCAGGCGTGGGCGTCAAAGTAAATTCCCCTCAACGCTGGATCCTGCGATAACAACGAATGCTTTACTACGTGCCTATGACGAAGTCAATAATGATCTTCCCACCAACAACCGTTTTG GTCGCTCTTTGTCAAATGCACCTGTCAGTCAATGCAGAGAAACACCATCTAGGCTGTGCAAAACACGCTACAATACGACGGCGCCAATGTATGGAGTCAGTTTGACATCTGGACAGCCTGTTACCATTGTTCAAAAGTTCCCTGATCTGTTACAACAAGTCGTATTCGAAGTTTGCGA ATCGGGTGAATGTGACGTTGTACGTGGTGAATGCACTCAGACATATGTGCCGTATCTGTTTCTTGTAATTCCGTTGGGTCCAGTCACACTGACTGGTCAGGACTACGTATTGGTTGAGAGCGGGTGTGTATGCAAACCCAAATATTCTACGGGGGCAGCGCAGGAGCCAAATATGATACCTTAG
- the LOC126761127 gene encoding serine/arginine repetitive matrix protein 1 codes for MMFTGTTQQQDTRFSDKEKKLMKQMKFGDCLNKRVDMSKVKLDVLRPWISKKITDILHIEDDVVVEFVYNQLEEEKFPCPKKMQINMTGFLNGKNARQFMGELWSLLLSAQESESGIPAEFIQQKKDEILKREEQQRQNDRSRSRDRDRDRDRDRDNERDRDRDRDRRTGRDRSNDGQRDEMSQREQQLPPSTLSAIEQVRSQLSAKSRSNSAEETNLGNVSQSKQFEGGNSAGVNAAAAAAAALLRDRSRSPNASARSAAAEAAASKIRNRSPRKRSRDRSVVRKSSRERNSSPQRRRNSPRDRRRLSRSPRRRSSGGDRRRRRSTRSRSRDRSVRRPPSKKRQISRSNSPQKRQSPKSKSRRSKDRRSRSRSRSKSPVKRKSSPAAVRNSKNTTSSPYRKRSSSRHSNPHTPVNGHEDNGPAKKRDTKKRTPSPNHSESSRVSDGDKKSTARKSSKDRSRSRSASKRSVRGAVSSRSRSRSRSSSRSSRASERLNKKAVRRSSSRNTSLSPSPERKEDFEIRRNKNSVQKKRHYRHNRDSSASSMDRERDRERDRDGGRRMMADNRGRRGDMPGRRFSPHNRSPRNDGGGGGGRNQRSRSRRRSKSRNRSRSRNRSRSPMRRSRSPRRFNRRRSPMMHFRGRGGGNNRGRMNFWRRSPSRGRGGGGGGIGGPGGRFDRRFSPQRRYSRERDRDRRMSPMQNQFRKFSPQRRFSPPQNMQYQRRSRERRFSPAPRDRRPSSPMRDNSRDRGGGNNFGRWDQNNRNVQKPKARASSESSNWEVDDEPVKESANRQPSTTKQTSPIKNNGDRSRSLIRSRDRSGRDSSQSSEKTSKARENSGRRSSVEYAGPSVKTIDLSKEERGENRKAKVDSNQSESHQVKKQAPLAVAAVATTGSTLRNEKLRDRYSSSLSRTPSPFLKPHEREKLQKNALKKSQEKKPQKNRKESYSSSSDSSGDSDDSEDDEERNAVEKTRVSRMKNSELRTKSKRRKSVTSDDESDDDSDDEQAKKKSNSKGSSKGQISAELPSSGKAGRKEKNTHTEENREERNSVDVQSNRGKGKYLNEVPEVAVQSSSKAHKKIVVEKHAPRDNDSSNSSDDSEKEQSESKTASSKSKQTASRKRAVSISGLKKSKRESSDSDDEQVSKKKRKKAKKTSKRNSDDDSSSDSEAEAMSKKKKHKKHKKHTKKSKKHKKHKKKNKKADSSSSSDEEDEVRERTGKSTSASLLLGGVNEDLEKQLRERALKSMKKNE; via the exons ATGATGTTCACG GGCACCACCCAACAGCAAGACACTCGCTTCAGCGACAAGGAGAAGAAATTAATGAAGCAAATGAAGTTTGGAGACTGCTTAAATAAACGTGTGGATATGTCAAAGGTGAAACTAGATGTGTTGCGCCCATGGATTAGCAAAAAAATCACGGATATTTTACACATCGAAGACGATGTTGTGGTTGAATTTGTTTACAATCAGTTGGAGGAAGAAAAATTTCCTTGCCCAAAGAAGatgcaaataaatatgacaGGATTTCTAAATGGAAAAAATGCACGACAGTTTATGGGTGAATTATGGTCTTTGTTACTATCTGCACAAGAGAGCGAAAGTGGAATCCCTGCCGAGTTTATTCAGCAAAAGAAAGATGAGATACTTAAGAGGGAAGAGCAACAACGTCAAAATGATCGTTCGCGTTCACGAGATAGGGATAGAGACAGGGATCGCGATAGGGATAATGAACGCGATCGGGATCGCGATCGTGACAGACGCACCGGTAGAGATCGCTCTAACGATGGACAACGTGATGAAATGAGTCAACGTGAGCAGCAGTTACCACCAAGTACATTGAGCGCTATCGAGCAGGTTAGGTCACAATTATCAGCTAAATCTAGATCGAATTCGGCTGAAGAAACTAATTTAGGTAATGTTTCCCAAAGCAAGCAATTTGAGGGGGGTAATTCAGCCGGTGTGAATGCTgcggcagcagcagctgcagctTTACTGCGTGATCGTTCCAGGTCACCAAATGCTAGTGCAAGATCTGCAGCAGCAGAAGCGGCCGCATCAAAAATACGCAATCGATCACCACGAAAACGCTCCAGAGATAGATCAGTGGTGCGAAAATCATCTCGTGAGCGCAATTCGTCACCGCAAAGACGCCGCAATTCTCCAAGAGATAGAAGGCGACTATCGCGTTCACCGAGGCGAAGATCATCTGGCGGagatcgtcgtcgtcgtcgcagCACTCGTAGTCGTTCCAGGGATCGTAGTGTTAGACGGCCACCAAGTAAGAAACGTCAGATTTCACGTTCTAATTCGCCTCAAAAACGTCAAAGTCCGAAATCGAAAAGTCGTCGTTCGAAAGATAGACGATCGAGATCAAGATCACGTTCAAAATCACCTGTAAAGCGAAAGTCATCCCCAGCGGCAGTAAGAAATTCCAAAAACACAACTTCATCTCCCTATCGGAAGCGTTCAAGCTCGCGACACTCTAATCCACATACACCTGTCAATGGGCATGAAGACAATGGACCTGCTAAAAAGCGCGACACTAAAAAGCGTACTCCCTCCCCGAATCATAGTGAAAGCTCTCGTGTATCTGATGGTGACAAAAAGTCCACGGCACGCAAATCATCTAAAGACCGTTCTCGTTCAag GTCCGCCAGTAAAAGATCAGTAAGAGGTGCTGTGTCTTCACGTTCACGTTCACGTTCAAGATCTTCTTCCCGTTCGTCAAGAGCTTCTGAACGTTTAAACAAAAAAGCCGTACGTCGATCTAGCTCACGAAACACCAGTCTTTCGCCATCGCCTGAGCGAAAAGAGGACTTCGAGATACGACGCAACAAGAACAGCGTTCAAAAGAAGCGACATTACCGGCATAATCGTGATTCTTCAGCGAGCTCCATGGATAGGGAACGTGACCGTGAGCGCGATCGAGACGGTGGGCGAAGAATGATGGCGGACAATAGAGGCAGACGAGGAGACATGCCTGGTCGACGATTCTCACCACATAACCGAAGTCCGCGAAATGatggtggtggcggcggtggACGCAATCAACGTTCTCGATCTCGTCGCCGTTCAAAATCTCGTAATCGTTCTAGATCACGAAATCGATCACGTTCTCCTATGCGACGTTCGCGTTCACCCCGACG ttTTAATCGACGCCGCTCTCCAATGATGCACTTTCGTGGTCGAGGTGGAGGAAATAATCGTGGTCGTATGAACTTCTGGCGCCGCAGTCCGAGCAGAGGTCGCGGGGGCGGAGGAGGAGGTATAGGTGGTCCTGGAGGACGCTTTGATCGTCGTTTCTCACCACAGCGCAGATACTCGCGCGAACGTGATCGCGATCGCCGTATGTCACCGATGCAAAATCAATTCCGCAAATTTTCTCCGCAGCGGCGATTCTCTCCTCCCCAAAATATGCAGTACCAAAGAAGGTCAAGAGAACGAAGATTTAGTCCAGCTCCACGTGATCGCCGACCATCCTCTCCAATGCGTGACAACTCTCGTGATCGAGGTGGAGGAAACAATTTCGGTCGGTGGGATCAAAATAACCGCAATGTTCAAAAACCAAAAGCCAGAGCCTCATCAGAGAGTTCGAATTGGGAGGTAGACGATGAACCTGTCAAAGAATCAGCGAATCGTCAGCCCAGCACAACTAAACAAACTAGTCCAATTAAAAACAACGGAGACCGTTCAAGAAGTCTCATACGGTCCCGCGATAGAAGCGGTCGGGACTCCAGTCAGTCTTCGgaaaaaacttcaaaagctCGTGAAAATTCAG GACGACGATCATCTGTTGAATATGCAGGTCCCTCGGTCAAAACCATTGACTTATCCAAAGAAGAACGTGGTGAAAATCGTAAAGCAAAGGTGGATTCAAATCAAAGTGAATCTCACCAAGTAAAGAAGCAAGCTCCGCTGGCTGTAGCCGCTGTCGCTACTACTGGTTCAACTTTACGCAACGAGAAGTTACGTGATCGATACAGTTCGAGTTTGTCTCGCACACCGTCACCATTTTTGAAGCCTCACGAACGTGAAAAACTTCAGAAAAATGCGCTAAAGAAATCGCAAGAGAAGAAGCCACAAAAGAACCGTAAAGAAAGTTATTCCTCGTCTTCAGATAGCTCCGGCGATAGTGATGACAGTGAAGATGACGAGGAGCGTAATGCAGTTGAAAAAACAAGAGTGTCAAGGATGAAAAATTCTGAATTGCGTACCAAATCTAAAAGACGAAAGTCAGTAACAAGTGACGACGAATCTGACGATGATAGTGACGATGAACAAGCTAAGAAAAAGTCGAATTCTAAAGGATCAAGCAAAGGTCAGATATCGGCAGAATTACCATCAAGTGGCAAGGCTGGGCGCAAAGAAAAGAATACACACACAGAAGAAAATCGAGAAGAGCGGAATTCTGTTGATGTGCAAAGCAACCGCGGTAAAGGCAAATATCTAAACGAAGTACCAGAAGTAGCGGTTCAAAGTAGTTCGAAAGCACATAAAAAGATAGTAGTCGAGAAACATGCTCCAAGGGATAACGATTCATCCAATTCAAGCGATGATTCTGAGAAAGAACAGTCAGAAAGCAAAACAGCTAGCTCGAAATCGAAACAAACCGCTTCTCGTAAACGTGCAGTTTCTATTTCTGGTTTGAAAAAATCCAAGCGCGAGTCATCGGATTCAGATGATGAACAAGTTTCAAAGAAGAAACGAAAGAAGGCaaagaaaacatcaaaacgTAATTCAGACGATGATAGTTCTTCGGATTCCGAAGCTGAGGCAATgtcgaaaaagaaaaagcatAAGAAGCATAAAAAACACACCAAGAAGAGTAAGAAACACAAGAAACAtaagaagaagaacaaaaagGCTGATAGCTCTTCAAGCAGTGACGAGGAGGATGAAGTCCGCGAACGTACCGGCAAGTCTACATCAGCATCTTTACTTCTAGGAGGAGTAAATGAAGACTTAGAGAAGCAGTTGCGTGAAAGGGCtttaaaatcaatgaaaaagaACGAGTAA
- the LOC126761392 gene encoding 40S ribosomal protein S4, which translates to MARGPKKHLKRLAAPKAWMLDKLGGVFAPRPSSGPHKLRESLPLMIFLRNRLKYALNGAEVTKIVMQRLIKVDGKVRTDPTYPAGFMDVITIEKTGEFFRLVYDVKGRFTIHRISAEEAKYKLCKVKKTQLGAKGVPFVVTHDGRTIRYPDPLIKANDTVQVDIATGKITDYIKFDSGNLCMITGGRNLGRVGTVVNRERHPGSFDIVHVKDSQGHVFATRLTNVFIIGKGNKPYISLPKGKGVKLSIAEERDKRLAAKTH; encoded by the exons ATG GCGCGAGGTCCCAAGAAGCATTTGAAGCGTTTAGCAGCACCCAAGGCATGGATGTTGGACAAATTGGGAGGAGTGTTTGCTCCTCGTCCCTCCAGTGGCCCACACAAATTGCGGGAGTCATTGCCCTTGATGATTTTCTTGAGAAATCGTCTAAAGTATGCGCTGAATGGTGCTGAGGTGACCAAAATTGTTATGCAGCGTCTGATCAAGGTTGACGGCAAAGTCCGTACCGACCCAACATATCCAGCTGGTTTCATGG ATGTCATCACCATTGAAAAAACTGGTGAATTCTTCCGTTTGGTGTACGACGTTAAGGGCCGCTTCACCATTCACCGCATTTCTGCCGAGGAAGCCAAG TACAAATTGTGCAAAGTCAAGAAGACACAGCTCGGTGCCAAGGGTGTTCCATTCGTGGTTACACACGACGGCCGAACCATCCGTTACCCCGATCCCCTCATCAAGGCCAACGATACTGTTCAGGTAGACATTGCCACCGGTAAAATCACTGACTACATCAAATTCGACTCAG GAAATCTTTGCATGATCACTGGAGGTAGAAATTTGGGTCGTGTCGGTACTGTTGTCAACCGTGAGAGACATCCCGGTTCCTTCGATATCGTTCACGTAAAGGACTCGCAAGGACATGTGTTTGCCACCAGATTGACAAATGTTTTCATCATCGGCAAGGGCAATAAACCCTACATTTCTTTGCCAAAGGGCAAGGGTGTTAAATTGAGCATTGCTGAGGAACGCGACAAGCGTTTAGCTGCTAAAACTCATTAA
- the LOC126761586 gene encoding mucin-17 yields the protein MKVALALLCLCSTVWASTKPIAIPDCILAASDGYAYPPPKVQLSVTPARAKYKLSSQSDGGYLNVDSVKSSESYYESGAAIKEGGITYADQPLKTPGILQPQIAISKTVLLPPKVETISNAYLPPAANVVPKLALTSPGLSESYPTLPNIQLQSLSAPTISKSAAYESSGYSYYQSSPTISKTTAYVNPLQAGPIRSYAPAISYSTPYTQKLGNALASVSLTKLEGNLLAEKTSTPLGSYSYAPNLASTYISTAPSSAGYQSQYLTSSEGLSKYSTSGGISHQYVSKPIQQISVGLPALPKISTVVAPAVSKVQTYVAPAVLSSAGVSKYGTSGAYSHQQISQPVQSTSYVTGIGAPATPLVAPAVTSIGYATPSISSIHSGSQSVKYASGGAVSHQYVSKPLQIVSNQAAPIATVGTVAIPALSKVEAYAAPTVTKYPSRIGISKLGGYGASTITQYTSGHGISSGAISHQQVSKPLQPLTYSAPAISKVALVAPVVTPAVTQYSTGSGLSSIHSGSQSVKYSGGGAVSHQYVSKPVQTVSYAAAPIAKIPTASIPVLSKVETYASPSITQYTSGLGVSKYGSYAAPTISQISSGHGLSSGAISHQEVIRPVQTLTYTAPAAPKVSVIKPILQPALTSIPTGAQSVKYENSGAVSHQYVSKPLNTVNYVATPVAKVPPVAVPAIAVPSLTQYSSSQGLSKSINYATPAVTSISGGSYASYGSSGAVSHQHVSKPVQSVTYSAPSITKISAAAPVVTPVLTQYASGPGLTSVHTGSQSVKYESGGAVSHQYVSKPVQTVSYAPAPIAKVPTLAVPALAKVATYATPAVTQYSSGHGISSGAISHQYVSKPIQPLTYSAPAISKVATGISSVTPIVAQYPSGSGLTSLSSVAAVAPVVAPTLTQYTSGSGLTSVHSGLQSVKYASGGAVSHQYVSQPVKTVGYASAPVAKIATVAAPAIAIPAVAKVGVYAAPATTQYSSGLGISSGAISHQHVSKPLQPLTYASPAITKVAAVAPIISPALTQYSSGSGLTSVHSGLQSVKYASGGAVSHQYVSQPVKTVGYASAPVAKVAAVAAPAIAIPAVGKVGVYSAPTITQYSTGLGITSGAVSQPLTYASPAITKDAAVAPIVTPALTQYSSGSGSQSVKYASGGAVSHQYVSKPVVSYGPAPVAKVAAVAVPSVAKVGVYASPAITQYSSGLGVSQAGYSYGTAPAAATIQLASPSIKSIQSGSQSLNYANGGAISHQQVSKPAQSLLFATQAATLTTPAKGYLAPALSITKPSAYPAPGITSIQSSTGFAKYGSSGSFSQQYVSRQPILQSGSSVTISNVNAYTAPSTATVVTSPAITKVATYAAPALTSTIHTSTGLGGLSTSGATSTQYSGISSKTGIAGLTLTSPDLGLGKYLSNGVVLQQQQIPIATSLAHSLSGKSSYRYSALTPLSSIGYSPAPIAHGSYYGAIALGHSGLSPILKLDGSGPSALHGLGGNLGISTLKLGTQPALPLLKSQGEILNGYAHGIGGIGPLGGGLYRYAPSVSPLLTQSASPTAYLKAQPILKIQPAVIKTIPEKHYEHYSDHARYAFEYGVNDPYTGDIKHQKEERDGDVVKGEYSLVEPDGNVRTVKYYADWETGFHAEVINSRDSAKLVTKRSSPKS from the exons ATGAAG gTAGCATTAGCATTATTGTGCCTTTGTAGCACAGTGTGGGCTAGTACGAAACCAATTGCGATTCCAGATTGTATACTCGCTGCATCCGACGGCTATGCTTATCCACCACCAAAAGTCCAGCTGTCAGTGACTCCTGCCAGAGctaaatataaattatcaaGTCAATCAGATGGCGGATATCTAAATGTTGATTCGGTAAAATCCTCCGAATCATATTACGAGAGTGGAGCTG CAATAAAAGAGGGAGGTATTACATATGCAGACCAACCGCTCAAAACGCCGGGTATTTTACAACCCCAAATTGCTATTTCAAAAACCGTTCTTCTACCGCCCAAGGTGGAAACGATCTCTAATGCATATTTACCGCCAGCCGCTAATGTCGTGCCAAAACTTGCATTAACTTCACCGGGGTTATCCGAATCTTATCCCACATTACCCAATATACAGTTACAAAGTTTGTCTGCGCCAACTATTTCAAAGAGTGCTGCATATGAGTCATCTGGTTATTCTTACTATCAGTCCAGCCCAACAATTTCGAAAACCACTGCGTATGTTAATCCATTACAGGCTGGGCCTATAAGGTCATATGCACCTGCAATATCCTATAGCACTCCATACACACAAAAATTAGGAAATGCATTAGCCTCGGTATCATTAACGAAATTGGAGGGTAACTTGTTGGCCGAAAAAACGTCAACTCCACTTGGCTCCTACTCGTACGCGCCGAATCTTGCAAGCACATATATTTCAACCGCACCGTCTTCAGCAGGATATCAATCCCAATATCTAACATCTTCCGAAGGTTTATCTAAATATAGCACAAGTGGTGGAATTTCTCACCAATATGTTTCGAAACCTATTCAACAAATTAGCGTCGGCCTTCCGGCTCTACCTAAAATCTCTACAGTTGTAGCACCAGCAGTCTCTAAAGTGCAAACTTACGTCGCACCAGCAGTTCTCTCTAGCGCCGGTGTCTCAAAGTACGGAACAAGTGGTGCCTATTCGCATCAACAGATCTCACAGCCAGTGCAATCTACATCGTATGTGACAGGAATAGGCGCACCAGCAACACCGTTAGTAGCGCCGGCAGTAACGTCGATAGGTTACGCAACCCCATCCATTTCATCCATTCATTCAGGATCTCAGTCTGTAAAGTATGCAAGTGGTGGCGCAGTTTCGCACCAATATGTTTCAAAACCGTTACAAATAGTAAGCAACCAGGCCGCACCTATAGCCACAGTTGGCACTGTTGCTATTCCAGCTCTATCAAAAGTCGAAGCTTACGCTGCACCCACAGTAACAAAATATCCTTCTAGAATTGGAATTTCTAAACTTGGCGGTTATGGAGCCTCTACTATTACACAATATACTTCAGGTCATGGAATTTCTAGCGGTGCAATTTCCCATCAGCAAGTTTCTAAACCTTTACAGCCACTTACTTACTCAGCTCCGGCGATCTCAAAAGTTGCCTTGGTGGCACCAGTCGTTACACCGGCTGTTACACAATACTCAACAGGCTCCGGTTTATCATCTATACATTCAGGATCACAATCTGTAAAATATTCCGGTGGTGGCGCAGTTTCGCATCAGTATGTCTCGAAACCTGTACAGACAGTGAGCTATGCTGCTGCACCAATTGCTAAAATCCCGACTGCTAGCATTCCGGTTCTCAGTAAAGTTGAAACTTATGCCTCGCCCTCTATTACTCAGTATACGTCTGGTTTGGGAGTTTCCAAATATGGCAGCTATGCAGCACCCACTATTTCTCAGATTTCTTCAGGTCACGGACTTTCTAGTGGCGCCATCTCTCATCAAGAAGTCATTAGACCGGTGCAAACACTAACTTACACCGCACCTGCAGCACCCAAAGTTTCTGTCATTAAACCTATTTTACAACCAGCACTAACTTCTATTCCTACGGGCGCTCAATCTGTCAAGTATGAAAACAGTGGTGCGGTTTCGCACCAATATGTTTCGAAGCCATTAAATACTGTAAATTACGTCGCAACGCCAGTAGCTAAAGTGCCGCCGGTAGCGGTTCCGGCTATTGCCGTCCCCTCTCTCACCCAATATTCATCTAGTCAAGGCTTGTCGAAATCTATTAACTATGCAACTCCAGCTGTAACATCTATTAGCGGTGGCAGTTATGCTTCTTACGGTTCGTCCGGTGCTGTATCGCACCAGCACGTTTCCAAGCCTGTACAATCAGTTACTTATTCAGCTCCTTCAATAACTAAGATCTCTGCAGCGGCACCAGTTGTAACACCTGTCTTAACACAATATGCTTCGGGCCCTGGATTAACTTCAGTACACACAGGTTCACAATCGGTCAAATACGAAAGTGGTGGCGCTGTCTCACATCAATATGTATCCAAACCAGTGCAAACAGTGAGCTATGCACCTGCTCCAATTGCAAAAGTACCTACGCTTGCCGTTCCAGCATTAGCTAAAGTGGCCACTTATGCGACTCCTGCCGTAACACAATACTCATCAGGCCATGGCATATCAAGCGGCGCTATTTCACATCAATACGTTTCGAAACCCATTCAACCATTAACGTATTCTGCTCCAGCTATTTCAAAGGTTGCTACCGGGATATCATCTGTTACTCCTATTGTGGCCCAATACCCTTCGGGCTCTGGCCTAACATCTTTAAGTTCCG TTGCTGCCGTGGCGCCTGTTGTAGCGCCGACTCTCACCCAATACACTTCCGGGTCGGGCTTAACGTCTGTACATTCGGGATTACAGTCAGTGAAATACGCAAGTGGTGGTGCAGTTTCACATCAGTATGTATCCCAGCCTGTGAAAACTGTAGGTTATGCGTCAGCACCTGTGGCAAAAATAGCGACGGTTGCTGCCCCTGCCATTGCTATACCTGCCGTTGCAAAAGTGGGAGTCTACGCCGCACCTGCTACTACGCAATATTCTTCAGGTCTCGGAATCTCTAGTGGAGCTATTTCACATCAACATGTTTCCAAGCCCCTGCAACCGCTGACATATGCAAGCCCAGCAATAACTAAAGTCGCCGCCGTGGCACCTATTATAAGCCCAGCACTCACCCAATACTCTTCAGGGTCAGGCTTAACGTCTGTACATTCGGGATTACAGTCAGTGAAATACGCAAGTGGTGGTGCAGTTTCACATCAGTATGTATCCCAGCCTGTGAAAACTGTAGGTTATGCGTCAGCACCTGTGGCGAAAGTAGCTGCAGTCGCTGCTCCTGCCATTGCTATACCTGCCGTAGGAAAGGTTGGAGTCTACAGCGCACCTACTATCACGCAATATTCAACCGGTCTCGGTATAACAAGTGGAGCTGTGTCACAACCCTTGACTTATGCGTCCCCAGCAATAACTAAAGACGCCGCCGTAGCGCCTATAGTTACGCCAGCTCTTACCCAATATTCTTCAGGCTCAGGTTCACAGTCCGTCAAATATGCAAGTGGTGGCGCAGTTTCTCACCAGTACGTGTCGAAACCTGTTGTAAGTTATGGACCAGCACCCGTGGCAAAAGTAGCAGCAGTTGCTGTTCCCTCCGTTGCAAAGGTAGGCGTTTACGCTTCACCTGCAATTACCCAATATTCTTCTGGATTAGGAGTATCACAAGCTGGCTACAGCTACGGCACGGCTCCCGCAGCTGCAACCATACAACTTGCCAGTCCGTCTATTAAATCGATACAGTCGGGTTCACAATCTCTAAACTACGCTAATGGAGGCGCTATTTCACACCAACAAGTTTCAAAGCCGGCACAATCTCTGCTGTTCGCCACACAAGCTGCAACATTGACAACCCCAGCTAAAGGTTATCTCGCGCCTGCACTCAGTATAACAAAACCATCAGCATATCCAGCTCCTGGCATAACCTCTATCCAATCAAGTACtggttttgcaaaatatggcTCCAGCGGCTCATTTTCACAACAATACGTCTCCAGACAACCCATACTACAATCGGGGTCCAGCGTCACGATAAGCAACGTTAACGCATACACAGCACCCTCCACCGCGACAGTGGTAACTAGTCCTGCGATAACTAAAGTAGCAACTTATGCCGCACCTGCCTTAACATCAACGATCCATACAAGTACCGGCTTAGGTGGATTATCCACAAGTGGTGCGACATCCACTCAATACTCCGGTATATCTTCCAAAACAGGTATAGCTGGACTAACCCTAACTTCACCGGATTTAGGTTTGGGTAAATATTTATCCAATGGCGTGGTCctacaacagcagcaaattCCAATCGCAACCAGTTTGGCACATTCGCTTTCTGGCAAATCTAGCTACCGTTATTCCGCTTTAACACCGCTTAGCTcaa TTGGCTATTCCCCCGCTCCCATAGCGCATGGTTCATACTATGGAGCGATCGCTTTAGGACACAGCGGTCTATCACCAATTTTGAAACTAGATGGTTCGGGACCAAGTGCTTTGCATGGACTCGGGGGTAATTTAGGTATTTCGACATTGAAATTAGGAACCCAACCAGCCTTGCCACTTTTAAAGAGCCAAGGAGAAATACTTAATGGCTATGCACATGGAATTGGCGGCATTGGACCGTTAGGCGGTGGACTCTACAGATATGCACCATCAGTATCGCCTCTACTGACGCAGAGCGCCAGTCCCACAGCGTACTTAAAAGCCCAACCGATACTCAAAATACAACCAGCTGTTATTAAAACGATTCCAGAAAAGCACTACGAACATTAT AGTGATCATGCAAGATACGCCTTCGAGTATGGTGTCAACGATCCTTATACCGGCGATATCAAACATCAAAAGGAAGAGCGTGACGGTGATGTTGTAAAAGGTGAATACTCTCTGGTGGAACCCGATGGCAATGTTCGTACAGTCAAATACTATGCCGATTGGGAGACTGGATTCCATGCTGAAGTCATTAATAGTCGAGATTCCGCAAAATTAGTCACAAAACGGAGTTCACCGAAATCGTGA